A stretch of the Acanthopagrus latus isolate v.2019 chromosome 9, fAcaLat1.1, whole genome shotgun sequence genome encodes the following:
- the LOC119026030 gene encoding uncharacterized protein DDB_G0271670-like: METWFLNHVLGLSLSVLLLGLPGPLGAGTPSNNSTDSVTAGFHSSTATDELGDTDSNATSTSSSSESLSPSQRNILLTHTAETHTAAAGRSDTEQTQTFTETSSRSLEAVSLSTEPLISTLVVATTEATTSSSSSTSSSSSSSSSSTSGGSSSSTSGTSSSSTSSTSSSSSTSGTSRLC; encoded by the exons ATGGAAACGTGGTTCTTGAATCACGTCCTCGGTTTGTCTCTGTCGGTGCTCCTGCTGGGTCTACCGGGACCCCTCGGGGCAGGGACCCCCAGTAACAACAGCACGGACTCGGTGACGGCGGGATTTCACTCTTCCACCGCCACAGACGAACTCGGTGACACGGACAGCAATGCAACTTCAACTTCATCCTCCAGCGAGAGTTTATCACCATCACAGAGGAAcatcctgctcacacacactgcagagacacacactgctgccgCTGGACGCTCCG acacagagcagacacaaacattcacagaaACAAGCAGCAGATCACTAGAAGCTGTAAGTCTGTCTACTGAGCCACTCATCTCCACCCTTGTTGTAGCCACCACTGAGgctaccaccagcagcagcagtagcaccagcagcagcagtagcagcagcagcagcagcaccagcggCGGCAGCAGTAGTAGCACCAGCGGCACCAGCAGTAgtagcaccagcagcaccagcagcagcagcagcaccagcggCACCAGCA GACTTTGTTAA